In Thalassotalea sp. Sam97, a single window of DNA contains:
- a CDS encoding DUF4007 family protein — MKAKFTGHDTFPLRYGWLYKAVNHLNSGGKLQTSKEEETQQAIIELGVGKNMVNAIRYWAESAGLLNSKRAQSSIDYITSVNGNYLFDDETGKDPYLEHIGSIWLIHFWLCFNDKEMTAYRYFFNIFNGEYFEKQVLLAHMSDDIPKLTPSDSSINDSTIQKDIDTFLNSYSKKHVTKSGDEEQFNSPLSELSLIQESGKNYYLSDLNSKSDLPIEIFIYALLKFVQKESKVSKVSKVNFKSLLLDPLSPGRIFRLSEQGLGKKLDEAQDYSAGNISWIDSMGLRQVSVESSYLNQEQSVLDSYYEGSKND; from the coding sequence ATGAAAGCTAAATTTACAGGTCATGATACCTTTCCCCTACGATATGGATGGCTATACAAGGCTGTTAACCACTTGAATTCAGGTGGAAAATTACAAACAAGCAAGGAAGAAGAAACACAACAAGCAATTATTGAGCTTGGTGTGGGTAAAAACATGGTTAATGCTATTCGCTATTGGGCCGAATCAGCTGGATTACTAAATAGTAAAAGAGCACAATCAAGCATTGATTATATTACTTCGGTAAATGGCAATTACCTCTTTGACGATGAGACTGGAAAAGACCCCTATTTAGAGCATATAGGCTCTATTTGGCTTATTCATTTCTGGCTTTGTTTTAATGATAAAGAAATGACTGCTTATAGATATTTTTTCAATATTTTCAATGGTGAGTACTTCGAAAAACAAGTGTTGCTAGCTCATATGTCAGATGACATACCTAAGCTTACACCTAGTGATAGCTCGATCAACGATTCAACTATTCAAAAGGATATTGATACTTTTCTCAATTCCTACAGCAAAAAACATGTCACTAAATCAGGAGATGAAGAGCAGTTCAACTCTCCTCTATCCGAGCTATCTCTTATTCAAGAAAGTGGAAAGAACTACTACCTAAGTGACCTTAATAGCAAGTCAGATCTGCCTATTGAAATATTTATTTACGCTCTACTTAAGTTTGTTCAAAAAGAATCAAAAGTATCTAAAGTTTCAAAAGTAAATTTTAAATCTTTGCTTCTGGACCCTTTATCTCCAGGAAGAATCTTTAGGCTTTCAGAACAGGGACTTGGTAAGAAGTTAGATGAAGCCCAAGATTACTCAGCAGGAAACATATCTTGGATCGATTCGATGGGATTAAGACAAGTTTCCGTCGAAAGTTCTTATCTAAATCAAGAGCAAAGCGTTTTAGACAGTTATTACGAAGGATCAAAAAATGACTAA